In Topomyia yanbarensis strain Yona2022 chromosome 2, ASM3024719v1, whole genome shotgun sequence, one DNA window encodes the following:
- the LOC131685969 gene encoding DNA-binding protein Ewg isoform X2, translating to MDSVEAMELIEDDNITGASDDDDDGDPSSPGSAYDDGTNLINVAMENEVTAQLVAAGVVGVAAAAAITSSKKKKRPHSFETNPSIRKRQQNRLLRKLRQTIFEYATRVGQQAVVLVATPGKPNNIFKVFGAKPLEDVLKNLRTNVMDKLDEALAAQAPPRVQDDPSLFELPPLIIDGIPTPVEKMTQAQLRAFIPLMLKYSTGRGKPGWGRDSTRPAWWPKELPWANVRMDARTEEEKQKISWTHALRKIVINCYKYHGREDLLPAFSEEDEKANAIATANSNVEQIKIHNSNVITTTTGGNSIASSSNTGQQHIVIQHQPSGTITTSIPQSQIIKEISDGTIQIQTQSSPTQTLNAQYTHTVLQTIQNADGTMSIIQVDPNNPIITLPDGTTAQVQGIATLQAQGDNGVHTIQTISDGQGESMSVDLTEATLGQDGQLIITGEDGQEYTYSGFPMNVSGMITVPVSAQMYQTMVANIQQLPNGDGTVCITPMQVHNQSSTANINARTTVANQNVTLSSNNTSNSNQMTTNQFPTNSSCNSNSPKRPRTVQSHTGVNVASSINPKIDADEHIFNQLLASSQSKKHSVIANNNNSNSTNNNTIKINLSKEAVAAAAAASGDRTSQKSALHQGIVIQLNSNLLNAKDLLSENLSAAIEKQVQLVKQELEEAQLNNGSKPTTTSPSPTPTSRSPIELDEHD from the exons ATGGACTCGGTGGAAGCAATGGAGCTTATCGAGGACGATAACATCACCGGAGCGTccgacgatgacgacgacggaGATCCCAGCAGCCCGGGCAGTGCGTATGATGACGGAACCAACCTGATCAATgtggcaatggaaaacgaagtTACGGCACAGCTTGTCGCCGCTGGAGTAGTCGGAGTGGCTGCCGCTGCAGCAATCACATCCTCCAAGAAGAAGAAGCGTCCGCATTCGTTCGAAACGAACCCTTCCATTCGGAAGCGGCAGCAGAACCGGTTACTGCGAAAGCTGAGG CAAACCATCTTCGAGTATGCAACCCGCGTCGGTCAGCAAGCGGTTGTCCTGGTGGCAACCCCCGGCAAACCGAACAATATCTTCAAAGTGTTCGGCGCTAAACCGTTGGAAGATGTGCTGAAGAACCTACGCACGAATGTGATGGACAAGCTGGATGAAGCACTAGCGGCACAGGCTCCCCCACGCGTTCAGGACGATCCGTCACTATTCGAACTGCCCCCGCTGATCATAGACGGAATCCCAACGCCGGTGGAGAAAATGACGCAAGCCCAATTGCGAGCATTTATCCCCCTGATGCTCAAGTATTCCACCGGGCGAGGTAAACCCGGCTGGGGAAGGGATTCAACGCGTCCGGCCTGGTGGCCGAAGGAACTGCCGTGGGCTAATGTACGCATGGACGCTCGAACTGAGGAGGAGAAGCAAAAA ATAAGTTGGACACACGCCCTTCGGAAGATAGTGATCAACTGTTACAAATACCACGGCCGAGAAGATCTGCTGCCAGCTTTCAGTGAAGAAGACGAGAAGGCTAATGCGATTGCCACCGCTAACTCTAAC GTTGAGCAAATAAAGATTCATAACTCAAACGTAATCACGACCACAACCGGCGGCAACTCGATTGCCAGTAGCAGCAACACCGGCCAGCAGCACATTGTCATCCAGCACCAGCCGAGCGGGACGATAACCACCAGCATACCGCAGTCGCAAATCATCAAGGAGATATCGGACGGGACGATCCAGATTCAGACGCAGTCCTCGCCAACGCAGACCCTGAATGCGCAG TATACACACACCGTGCTGCAAACAATTCAGAACGCCGATGGAACCATGTCTATCATCCAGGTGGATCCGAACAATCCTATCATTACACTTCCAGACGGAACAACCGCACAAGTACAAGGAATCGCAACG TTACAAGCCCAGGGTGACAACGGTGTCCACACAATACAGACCATATCCGACGGTCAGGGTGAAAGCATGTCGGTGGACTTGACAGAAGCCACTCTCGGTCAGGATGGACAGTTGATCATAACCGGCGAGGACGGTCAAG AATATACTTACTCAGGCTTCCCGATGAATGTGAGCGGAATGATCACCGTTCCCGTATCGGCCCAGATGTACCAGACGATGGTAGCTAACATTCAGCAGCTGCCCAACGGGGACGGAACCGTGTGTATAACTCCGATGCAGGTACATAACCAAAGTTCCACGGCGAACATTAATGCTAGGACGACGGTAGCGAACCAGAACGTGACACTTTCATCAAACAATACTAGTAACAGTAATCAAATGACCACCAACCAGTTCCCTACCAACAGTAGCTGTAATTCAAACAGCCCAAAGAGGCCTCGAACCGTACAAAGTCATACCGGTGTTAACGTCGCTAGTTCAATAAACCCAAAAATCGATGCCGATGAGCATATTTTTAACCAACTTTTAGCATCAAGCCAAAGTAAGAAACATAGTGTGATAGCAAACAATAACAATAGTAACTCTACCAATAACAATACGATTAAGATCAATCTCTCAAAAGAAGCCGTAGCCGCGGCTGCGGCAGCGTCCGGGGACAGAACTAGTCAGAAATCGGCCCTACATCAGGGTATCGTTATTCAGCTGAACAGCAATCTTCTCAATGCGAAAGATCTCCTAAGCGAAAACCTGTCCGCGGCCATCGAGAAGCAGGTTCAGCTTGTCAAGCAAGAACTGGAGGAAGCTCAACTGAATAACGGTTCGAAACCGACTACGACCAGTCCGTCTCCGACGCCGACCTCGCGAAGTCCCATCGAACTGGATGAACATGATTAG
- the LOC131685969 gene encoding DNA-binding protein P3A2 isoform X1: MDSVEAMELIEDDNITGASDDDDDGDPSSPGSAYDDGTNLINVAMENEVTAQLVAAGVVGVAAAAAITSSKKKKRPHSFETNPSIRKRQQNRLLRKLRQTIFEYATRVGQQAVVLVATPGKPNNIFKVFGAKPLEDVLKNLRTNVMDKLDEALAAQAPPRVQDDPSLFELPPLIIDGIPTPVEKMTQAQLRAFIPLMLKYSTGRGKPGWGRDSTRPAWWPKELPWANVRMDARTEEEKQKISWTHALRKIVINCYKYHGREDLLPAFSEEDEKANAIATANSNVEQIKIHNSNVITTTTGGNSIASSSNTGQQHIVIQHQPSGTITTSIPQSQIIKEISDGTIQIQTQSSPTQTLNAQVCLDSMALNDVDYTHTVLQTIQNADGTMSIIQVDPNNPIITLPDGTTAQVQGIATLQAQGDNGVHTIQTISDGQGESMSVDLTEATLGQDGQLIITGEDGQEYTYSGFPMNVSGMITVPVSAQMYQTMVANIQQLPNGDGTVCITPMQVHNQSSTANINARTTVANQNVTLSSNNTSNSNQMTTNQFPTNSSCNSNSPKRPRTVQSHTGVNVASSINPKIDADEHIFNQLLASSQSKKHSVIANNNNSNSTNNNTIKINLSKEAVAAAAAASGDRTSQKSALHQGIVIQLNSNLLNAKDLLSENLSAAIEKQVQLVKQELEEAQLNNGSKPTTTSPSPTPTSRSPIELDEHD, translated from the exons ATGGACTCGGTGGAAGCAATGGAGCTTATCGAGGACGATAACATCACCGGAGCGTccgacgatgacgacgacggaGATCCCAGCAGCCCGGGCAGTGCGTATGATGACGGAACCAACCTGATCAATgtggcaatggaaaacgaagtTACGGCACAGCTTGTCGCCGCTGGAGTAGTCGGAGTGGCTGCCGCTGCAGCAATCACATCCTCCAAGAAGAAGAAGCGTCCGCATTCGTTCGAAACGAACCCTTCCATTCGGAAGCGGCAGCAGAACCGGTTACTGCGAAAGCTGAGG CAAACCATCTTCGAGTATGCAACCCGCGTCGGTCAGCAAGCGGTTGTCCTGGTGGCAACCCCCGGCAAACCGAACAATATCTTCAAAGTGTTCGGCGCTAAACCGTTGGAAGATGTGCTGAAGAACCTACGCACGAATGTGATGGACAAGCTGGATGAAGCACTAGCGGCACAGGCTCCCCCACGCGTTCAGGACGATCCGTCACTATTCGAACTGCCCCCGCTGATCATAGACGGAATCCCAACGCCGGTGGAGAAAATGACGCAAGCCCAATTGCGAGCATTTATCCCCCTGATGCTCAAGTATTCCACCGGGCGAGGTAAACCCGGCTGGGGAAGGGATTCAACGCGTCCGGCCTGGTGGCCGAAGGAACTGCCGTGGGCTAATGTACGCATGGACGCTCGAACTGAGGAGGAGAAGCAAAAA ATAAGTTGGACACACGCCCTTCGGAAGATAGTGATCAACTGTTACAAATACCACGGCCGAGAAGATCTGCTGCCAGCTTTCAGTGAAGAAGACGAGAAGGCTAATGCGATTGCCACCGCTAACTCTAAC GTTGAGCAAATAAAGATTCATAACTCAAACGTAATCACGACCACAACCGGCGGCAACTCGATTGCCAGTAGCAGCAACACCGGCCAGCAGCACATTGTCATCCAGCACCAGCCGAGCGGGACGATAACCACCAGCATACCGCAGTCGCAAATCATCAAGGAGATATCGGACGGGACGATCCAGATTCAGACGCAGTCCTCGCCAACGCAGACCCTGAATGCGCAGGTTTGCCTCGACTCGATGGCGCTAAACGATGTGGAT TATACACACACCGTGCTGCAAACAATTCAGAACGCCGATGGAACCATGTCTATCATCCAGGTGGATCCGAACAATCCTATCATTACACTTCCAGACGGAACAACCGCACAAGTACAAGGAATCGCAACG TTACAAGCCCAGGGTGACAACGGTGTCCACACAATACAGACCATATCCGACGGTCAGGGTGAAAGCATGTCGGTGGACTTGACAGAAGCCACTCTCGGTCAGGATGGACAGTTGATCATAACCGGCGAGGACGGTCAAG AATATACTTACTCAGGCTTCCCGATGAATGTGAGCGGAATGATCACCGTTCCCGTATCGGCCCAGATGTACCAGACGATGGTAGCTAACATTCAGCAGCTGCCCAACGGGGACGGAACCGTGTGTATAACTCCGATGCAGGTACATAACCAAAGTTCCACGGCGAACATTAATGCTAGGACGACGGTAGCGAACCAGAACGTGACACTTTCATCAAACAATACTAGTAACAGTAATCAAATGACCACCAACCAGTTCCCTACCAACAGTAGCTGTAATTCAAACAGCCCAAAGAGGCCTCGAACCGTACAAAGTCATACCGGTGTTAACGTCGCTAGTTCAATAAACCCAAAAATCGATGCCGATGAGCATATTTTTAACCAACTTTTAGCATCAAGCCAAAGTAAGAAACATAGTGTGATAGCAAACAATAACAATAGTAACTCTACCAATAACAATACGATTAAGATCAATCTCTCAAAAGAAGCCGTAGCCGCGGCTGCGGCAGCGTCCGGGGACAGAACTAGTCAGAAATCGGCCCTACATCAGGGTATCGTTATTCAGCTGAACAGCAATCTTCTCAATGCGAAAGATCTCCTAAGCGAAAACCTGTCCGCGGCCATCGAGAAGCAGGTTCAGCTTGTCAAGCAAGAACTGGAGGAAGCTCAACTGAATAACGGTTCGAAACCGACTACGACCAGTCCGTCTCCGACGCCGACCTCGCGAAGTCCCATCGAACTGGATGAACATGATTAG
- the LOC131685969 gene encoding DNA-binding protein Ewg isoform X4, whose amino-acid sequence MDSVEAMELIEDDNITGASDDDDDGDPSSPGSAYDDGTNLINVAMENEVTAQLVAAGVVGVAAAAAITSSKKKKRPHSFETNPSIRKRQQNRLLRKLRQTIFEYATRVGQQAVVLVATPGKPNNIFKVFGAKPLEDVLKNLRTNVMDKLDEALAAQAPPRVQDDPSLFELPPLIIDGIPTPVEKMTQAQLRAFIPLMLKYSTGRGKPGWGRDSTRPAWWPKELPWANVRMDARTEEEKQKISWTHALRKIVINCYKYHGREDLLPAFSEEDEKANAIATANSNVEQIKIHNSNVITTTTGGNSIASSSNTGQQHIVIQHQPSGTITTSIPQSQIIKEISDGTIQIQTQSSPTQTLNAQVCLDSMALNDVDYTHTVLQTIQNADGTMSIIQVDPNNPIITLPDGTTAQVQGIATLQAQGDNGVHTIQTISDGQGESMSVDLTEATLGQDGQLIITGEDGQEYTYSGFPMNVSGMITVPVSAQMYQTMVANIQQLPNGDGTVCITPMQMCDLVENGDTMETITVGPGMHQMMIQGAPGTEPQVLQVLSLKDASVLTKAMASIGELKNDETTIIEH is encoded by the exons ATGGACTCGGTGGAAGCAATGGAGCTTATCGAGGACGATAACATCACCGGAGCGTccgacgatgacgacgacggaGATCCCAGCAGCCCGGGCAGTGCGTATGATGACGGAACCAACCTGATCAATgtggcaatggaaaacgaagtTACGGCACAGCTTGTCGCCGCTGGAGTAGTCGGAGTGGCTGCCGCTGCAGCAATCACATCCTCCAAGAAGAAGAAGCGTCCGCATTCGTTCGAAACGAACCCTTCCATTCGGAAGCGGCAGCAGAACCGGTTACTGCGAAAGCTGAGG CAAACCATCTTCGAGTATGCAACCCGCGTCGGTCAGCAAGCGGTTGTCCTGGTGGCAACCCCCGGCAAACCGAACAATATCTTCAAAGTGTTCGGCGCTAAACCGTTGGAAGATGTGCTGAAGAACCTACGCACGAATGTGATGGACAAGCTGGATGAAGCACTAGCGGCACAGGCTCCCCCACGCGTTCAGGACGATCCGTCACTATTCGAACTGCCCCCGCTGATCATAGACGGAATCCCAACGCCGGTGGAGAAAATGACGCAAGCCCAATTGCGAGCATTTATCCCCCTGATGCTCAAGTATTCCACCGGGCGAGGTAAACCCGGCTGGGGAAGGGATTCAACGCGTCCGGCCTGGTGGCCGAAGGAACTGCCGTGGGCTAATGTACGCATGGACGCTCGAACTGAGGAGGAGAAGCAAAAA ATAAGTTGGACACACGCCCTTCGGAAGATAGTGATCAACTGTTACAAATACCACGGCCGAGAAGATCTGCTGCCAGCTTTCAGTGAAGAAGACGAGAAGGCTAATGCGATTGCCACCGCTAACTCTAAC GTTGAGCAAATAAAGATTCATAACTCAAACGTAATCACGACCACAACCGGCGGCAACTCGATTGCCAGTAGCAGCAACACCGGCCAGCAGCACATTGTCATCCAGCACCAGCCGAGCGGGACGATAACCACCAGCATACCGCAGTCGCAAATCATCAAGGAGATATCGGACGGGACGATCCAGATTCAGACGCAGTCCTCGCCAACGCAGACCCTGAATGCGCAGGTTTGCCTCGACTCGATGGCGCTAAACGATGTGGAT TATACACACACCGTGCTGCAAACAATTCAGAACGCCGATGGAACCATGTCTATCATCCAGGTGGATCCGAACAATCCTATCATTACACTTCCAGACGGAACAACCGCACAAGTACAAGGAATCGCAACG TTACAAGCCCAGGGTGACAACGGTGTCCACACAATACAGACCATATCCGACGGTCAGGGTGAAAGCATGTCGGTGGACTTGACAGAAGCCACTCTCGGTCAGGATGGACAGTTGATCATAACCGGCGAGGACGGTCAAG AATATACTTACTCAGGCTTCCCGATGAATGTGAGCGGAATGATCACCGTTCCCGTATCGGCCCAGATGTACCAGACGATGGTAGCTAACATTCAGCAGCTGCCCAACGGGGACGGAACCGTGTGTATAACTCCGATGCAG ATGTGTGATCTA GTCGAGAACGGTGATACCATGGAGACAATAACGGTCGGCCCCGGAATGCACCAGATGATGATTCAGGGTGCACCTGGGACGGAACCTCAGGTGTTGCAGGTGCTAAGTCTCAAGGATGCTTCGGTACTGACGAAGGCGATGGCCTCGATTGGGGAGTTGAAAAACGACGAGACTACAATCATCGAGCACTAA
- the LOC131685969 gene encoding DNA-binding protein Ewg isoform X5, which translates to MDSVEAMELIEDDNITGASDDDDDGDPSSPGSAYDDGTNLINVAMENEVTAQLVAAGVVGVAAAAAITSSKKKKRPHSFETNPSIRKRQQNRLLRKLRQTIFEYATRVGQQAVVLVATPGKPNNIFKVFGAKPLEDVLKNLRTNVMDKLDEALAAQAPPRVQDDPSLFELPPLIIDGIPTPVEKMTQAQLRAFIPLMLKYSTGRGKPGWGRDSTRPAWWPKELPWANVRMDARTEEEKQKISWTHALRKIVINCYKYHGREDLLPAFSEEDEKANAIATANSNVEQIKIHNSNVITTTTGGNSIASSSNTGQQHIVIQHQPSGTITTSIPQSQIIKEISDGTIQIQTQSSPTQTLNAQVCLDSMALNDVDYTHTVLQTIQNADGTMSIIQVDPNNPIITLPDGTTAQVQGIATLQAQGDNGVHTIQTISDGQGESMSVDLTEATLGQDGQLIITGEDGQEYTYSGFPMNVSGMITVPVSAQMYQTMVANIQQLPNGDGTVCITPMQVENGDTMETITVGPGMHQMMIQGAPGTEPQVLQVLSLKDASVLTKAMASIGELKNDETTIIEH; encoded by the exons ATGGACTCGGTGGAAGCAATGGAGCTTATCGAGGACGATAACATCACCGGAGCGTccgacgatgacgacgacggaGATCCCAGCAGCCCGGGCAGTGCGTATGATGACGGAACCAACCTGATCAATgtggcaatggaaaacgaagtTACGGCACAGCTTGTCGCCGCTGGAGTAGTCGGAGTGGCTGCCGCTGCAGCAATCACATCCTCCAAGAAGAAGAAGCGTCCGCATTCGTTCGAAACGAACCCTTCCATTCGGAAGCGGCAGCAGAACCGGTTACTGCGAAAGCTGAGG CAAACCATCTTCGAGTATGCAACCCGCGTCGGTCAGCAAGCGGTTGTCCTGGTGGCAACCCCCGGCAAACCGAACAATATCTTCAAAGTGTTCGGCGCTAAACCGTTGGAAGATGTGCTGAAGAACCTACGCACGAATGTGATGGACAAGCTGGATGAAGCACTAGCGGCACAGGCTCCCCCACGCGTTCAGGACGATCCGTCACTATTCGAACTGCCCCCGCTGATCATAGACGGAATCCCAACGCCGGTGGAGAAAATGACGCAAGCCCAATTGCGAGCATTTATCCCCCTGATGCTCAAGTATTCCACCGGGCGAGGTAAACCCGGCTGGGGAAGGGATTCAACGCGTCCGGCCTGGTGGCCGAAGGAACTGCCGTGGGCTAATGTACGCATGGACGCTCGAACTGAGGAGGAGAAGCAAAAA ATAAGTTGGACACACGCCCTTCGGAAGATAGTGATCAACTGTTACAAATACCACGGCCGAGAAGATCTGCTGCCAGCTTTCAGTGAAGAAGACGAGAAGGCTAATGCGATTGCCACCGCTAACTCTAAC GTTGAGCAAATAAAGATTCATAACTCAAACGTAATCACGACCACAACCGGCGGCAACTCGATTGCCAGTAGCAGCAACACCGGCCAGCAGCACATTGTCATCCAGCACCAGCCGAGCGGGACGATAACCACCAGCATACCGCAGTCGCAAATCATCAAGGAGATATCGGACGGGACGATCCAGATTCAGACGCAGTCCTCGCCAACGCAGACCCTGAATGCGCAGGTTTGCCTCGACTCGATGGCGCTAAACGATGTGGAT TATACACACACCGTGCTGCAAACAATTCAGAACGCCGATGGAACCATGTCTATCATCCAGGTGGATCCGAACAATCCTATCATTACACTTCCAGACGGAACAACCGCACAAGTACAAGGAATCGCAACG TTACAAGCCCAGGGTGACAACGGTGTCCACACAATACAGACCATATCCGACGGTCAGGGTGAAAGCATGTCGGTGGACTTGACAGAAGCCACTCTCGGTCAGGATGGACAGTTGATCATAACCGGCGAGGACGGTCAAG AATATACTTACTCAGGCTTCCCGATGAATGTGAGCGGAATGATCACCGTTCCCGTATCGGCCCAGATGTACCAGACGATGGTAGCTAACATTCAGCAGCTGCCCAACGGGGACGGAACCGTGTGTATAACTCCGATGCAG GTCGAGAACGGTGATACCATGGAGACAATAACGGTCGGCCCCGGAATGCACCAGATGATGATTCAGGGTGCACCTGGGACGGAACCTCAGGTGTTGCAGGTGCTAAGTCTCAAGGATGCTTCGGTACTGACGAAGGCGATGGCCTCGATTGGGGAGTTGAAAAACGACGAGACTACAATCATCGAGCACTAA
- the LOC131685969 gene encoding DNA-binding protein P3A2 isoform X3 produces MDSVEAMELIEDDNITGASDDDDDGDPSSPGSAYDDGTNLINVAMENEVTAQLVAAGVVGVAAAAAITSSKKKKRPHSFETNPSIRKRQQNRLLRKLRQTIFEYATRVGQQAVVLVATPGKPNNIFKVFGAKPLEDVLKNLRTNVMDKLDEALAAQAPPRVQDDPSLFELPPLIIDGIPTPVEKMTQAQLRAFIPLMLKYSTGRGKPGWGRDSTRPAWWPKELPWANVRMDARTEEEKQKISWTHALRKIVINCYKYHGREDLLPAFSEEDEKANAIATANSNYTHTVLQTIQNADGTMSIIQVDPNNPIITLPDGTTAQVQGIATLQAQGDNGVHTIQTISDGQGESMSVDLTEATLGQDGQLIITGEDGQEYTYSGFPMNVSGMITVPVSAQMYQTMVANIQQLPNGDGTVCITPMQVHNQSSTANINARTTVANQNVTLSSNNTSNSNQMTTNQFPTNSSCNSNSPKRPRTVQSHTGVNVASSINPKIDADEHIFNQLLASSQSKKHSVIANNNNSNSTNNNTIKINLSKEAVAAAAAASGDRTSQKSALHQGIVIQLNSNLLNAKDLLSENLSAAIEKQVQLVKQELEEAQLNNGSKPTTTSPSPTPTSRSPIELDEHD; encoded by the exons ATGGACTCGGTGGAAGCAATGGAGCTTATCGAGGACGATAACATCACCGGAGCGTccgacgatgacgacgacggaGATCCCAGCAGCCCGGGCAGTGCGTATGATGACGGAACCAACCTGATCAATgtggcaatggaaaacgaagtTACGGCACAGCTTGTCGCCGCTGGAGTAGTCGGAGTGGCTGCCGCTGCAGCAATCACATCCTCCAAGAAGAAGAAGCGTCCGCATTCGTTCGAAACGAACCCTTCCATTCGGAAGCGGCAGCAGAACCGGTTACTGCGAAAGCTGAGG CAAACCATCTTCGAGTATGCAACCCGCGTCGGTCAGCAAGCGGTTGTCCTGGTGGCAACCCCCGGCAAACCGAACAATATCTTCAAAGTGTTCGGCGCTAAACCGTTGGAAGATGTGCTGAAGAACCTACGCACGAATGTGATGGACAAGCTGGATGAAGCACTAGCGGCACAGGCTCCCCCACGCGTTCAGGACGATCCGTCACTATTCGAACTGCCCCCGCTGATCATAGACGGAATCCCAACGCCGGTGGAGAAAATGACGCAAGCCCAATTGCGAGCATTTATCCCCCTGATGCTCAAGTATTCCACCGGGCGAGGTAAACCCGGCTGGGGAAGGGATTCAACGCGTCCGGCCTGGTGGCCGAAGGAACTGCCGTGGGCTAATGTACGCATGGACGCTCGAACTGAGGAGGAGAAGCAAAAA ATAAGTTGGACACACGCCCTTCGGAAGATAGTGATCAACTGTTACAAATACCACGGCCGAGAAGATCTGCTGCCAGCTTTCAGTGAAGAAGACGAGAAGGCTAATGCGATTGCCACCGCTAACTCTAAC TATACACACACCGTGCTGCAAACAATTCAGAACGCCGATGGAACCATGTCTATCATCCAGGTGGATCCGAACAATCCTATCATTACACTTCCAGACGGAACAACCGCACAAGTACAAGGAATCGCAACG TTACAAGCCCAGGGTGACAACGGTGTCCACACAATACAGACCATATCCGACGGTCAGGGTGAAAGCATGTCGGTGGACTTGACAGAAGCCACTCTCGGTCAGGATGGACAGTTGATCATAACCGGCGAGGACGGTCAAG AATATACTTACTCAGGCTTCCCGATGAATGTGAGCGGAATGATCACCGTTCCCGTATCGGCCCAGATGTACCAGACGATGGTAGCTAACATTCAGCAGCTGCCCAACGGGGACGGAACCGTGTGTATAACTCCGATGCAGGTACATAACCAAAGTTCCACGGCGAACATTAATGCTAGGACGACGGTAGCGAACCAGAACGTGACACTTTCATCAAACAATACTAGTAACAGTAATCAAATGACCACCAACCAGTTCCCTACCAACAGTAGCTGTAATTCAAACAGCCCAAAGAGGCCTCGAACCGTACAAAGTCATACCGGTGTTAACGTCGCTAGTTCAATAAACCCAAAAATCGATGCCGATGAGCATATTTTTAACCAACTTTTAGCATCAAGCCAAAGTAAGAAACATAGTGTGATAGCAAACAATAACAATAGTAACTCTACCAATAACAATACGATTAAGATCAATCTCTCAAAAGAAGCCGTAGCCGCGGCTGCGGCAGCGTCCGGGGACAGAACTAGTCAGAAATCGGCCCTACATCAGGGTATCGTTATTCAGCTGAACAGCAATCTTCTCAATGCGAAAGATCTCCTAAGCGAAAACCTGTCCGCGGCCATCGAGAAGCAGGTTCAGCTTGTCAAGCAAGAACTGGAGGAAGCTCAACTGAATAACGGTTCGAAACCGACTACGACCAGTCCGTCTCCGACGCCGACCTCGCGAAGTCCCATCGAACTGGATGAACATGATTAG